A genomic stretch from Frigoribacterium sp. PvP032 includes:
- a CDS encoding MarR family winged helix-turn-helix transcriptional regulator, producing the protein MSQGIDLETSLGYLLKEAASALRTAMEEVLRPLGMTITHYSCLELLAQRPGLSNSELARGAFVTRQSMNVLLQALERDGSVTRPAEAPVGKALPTRLTPAGRRRLAAATTAVRGVELRMLSGMSEADRPEARRLLRSMVESLRAVSAEG; encoded by the coding sequence ATGAGTCAAGGCATCGACCTCGAGACGTCGCTCGGCTACCTGCTCAAGGAGGCGGCGAGTGCGCTGCGGACGGCGATGGAGGAGGTGCTCCGGCCGCTCGGCATGACCATCACGCACTACTCGTGCCTCGAGCTGCTGGCGCAGCGACCGGGCCTGTCGAACTCCGAGCTGGCGCGTGGGGCCTTCGTCACCCGGCAGTCGATGAACGTGCTGCTGCAGGCGCTCGAGCGCGACGGATCGGTGACCCGGCCGGCCGAGGCGCCCGTCGGCAAGGCGCTGCCGACCCGCCTGACCCCGGCCGGACGGCGTCGACTGGCGGCGGCGACCACGGCGGTGCGCGGCGTCGAGCTGCGCATGCTCTCGGGGATGAGCGAGGCCGACCGGCCGGAGGCCCGCCGCCTGCTGCGCAGCATGGTGGAGTCGCTGCGCGCTGTCTCGGCCGAGGGCTGA